A genomic segment from Nicotiana tabacum cultivar K326 chromosome 7, ASM71507v2, whole genome shotgun sequence encodes:
- the LOC107779297 gene encoding receptor-like serine/threonine-protein kinase At2g45590 encodes MPPENPYPPPLTTLPVFPTTYPPPPPPSYHHHSHSPLISPFIAAAFALTFFIVAAIIYRKVSRNRTVPADLKSPPPPHKFSYSVLRRATGSFSAANRLGQGGFGSVYKGVLPSGQEVAVKLMDASGSLQGEREFHNELSLASRIDTTSCRHVVPILGFSSDEHGYKHHCSSRRRRRLVLVYEYMHNGSLQDALLDKKCPELMQWRKRFDIISSLAKGVEYLHYSCDPPIVHGDIKPSNILLDYNFDAKIADFGLAQSLTKDDQVVECFIEDEERVEKGAKGEVLENVEENGSILEGNESVVTEEVVINVDQLPESCCVRVLDGEAGGMSPEVGVPSEGVEKTSVSEGFFDGISVDSGVSRGIGRGISQSGRDWWWKQENVNGGSDSGRIKDYVMEWIGSEIKKERPKKDWIATTSAEEDVAKGGQQKQRKRLEWWGSLDEEKLRKEKKNRKPREWWKEEFCEELAKKKKKRDLKGGEMWWQRDEELVPERKRRKSKGSRSSIDWWLDSFSGEFRIGRRSSQDFASGDIPKSGGVSSTPSMRGTVCYIAPEYGGGGQLSEKCDVYSFGVLLLVLVSGRRPLQVTASPMSEFERANLVSWARQLAHSGKLLDLVDPNIQSLDREQALLCITIALLCLQRSPNKRPTMKEIVGMLCGESEPPHLPFEFSPSPPSNFPFKSRKKAR; translated from the coding sequence ATGCCTCCAGAAAACCCATATCCACCTCCTCTAACCACCCTACCTGTCTTCCCCACCACCTACCCACCACCCCCACCACCCTCCTACCATCACCATTCTCACTCCCCTCTCATTTCACCCTTTATAGCTGCTGCTTTTGCCTTGACATTCTTCATTGTTGCTGCCATCATTTACCGCAAAGTGTCACGGAACAGGACAGTTCCTGCAGATCTGAAGTCACCTCCACCACCCCACAAGTTCTCCTACTCTGTCCTCCGTCGCGCTACTGGCTCATTCTCAGCTGCTAATCGTCTTGGCCAAGGTGGATTTGGTTCTGTGTACAAAGGTGTCCTTCCCTCTGGACAGGAGGTAGCCGTGAAGCTCATGGATGCTTCTGGCTCCCTCCAAGGCGAGAGGGAGTTCCACAATGAACTCTCTCTCGCCTCGAGGATAGACACTACATCTTGCCGTCACGTAGTGCCTATCCTCGGCTTCTCCTCTGACGAGCATGGTTATAAGCATCACTGCTCTAGTCGGAGGAGGAGAAGATTAGTTCTTGTATATGAGTATATGCATAATGGTAGCCTCCAAGATGCTTTGTTAGATAAAAAATGTCCCGAGTTAATGCAATGGAGAAAGAGATTTGATATTATAAGTTCCCTTGCAAAGGGTGTTGAGTATCTCCATTATTCGTGCGATCCTCCTATAGTACATGGAGATATAAAGCCGTCTAATATATTGTTGGATTACAATTTTGATGCAAAAATAGCTGATTTTGGGCTAGCACAGTCTTTGACTAAAGATGATCAAGTTGTTGAGTGTTTCATTGAAGATGAGGAGAGAGTTGAGAAGGGGGCAAAAGGAGAAGTTCTTGAGAACGTGGAGGAAAATGGGTCGATTCTTGAAGGAAATGAGAGTGTGGTGACAGAGGAGGTTGTGATAAATGTGGATCAGTTGCCGGAGAGTTGTTGTGTGAGGGTGTTGGATGGGGAAGCGGGAGGGATGTCACCTGAGGTGGGAGTGCCATCAGAAGGGGTAGAAAAAACTAGTGTTTCTGAGGGGTTTTTTGATGGGATTAGTGTGGATAGTGGAGTTTCGAGAGGGATTGGGAGGGGAATTAGTCAATCAGGCagagattggtggtggaaacagGAGAATGTGAATGGTGGATCAGATTCTGGGAGGATTAAGGACTATGTGATGGAATGGATTGGTAGTGAGATTAAAAAGGAGAGGCCTAAGAAGGACTGGATTGCGACCACAAGTGCAGAAGAAGATGTTGCCAAAGGGGGGCAACAGAAGCAAAGAAAGAGGCTTGAATGGTGGGGATCTTTGGATGAGGAGAAACTtaggaaagaaaagaagaataggaAGCCAAGAGAATGGTGGAAGGAAGAGTTTTGTGAGGAGTTagccaagaaaaagaagaaaagggatctCAAAGGGGGAGAAATGTGGTGGCAAAGGGATGAAGAACTAGTGCCAGaaagaaagaggagaaaaagTAAGGGAAGTAGAAGCAGCATTGATTGGTGGCTTGATAGTTTCAGTGGAGAGTTTCGAATAGGAAGAAGAAGCAGTCAAGATTTTGCCAGTGGAGATATTCCCAAGAGTGGAGGTGTGAGTAGTACCCCTAGTATGAGAGGAACCGTTTGTTACATTGCTCCAGAGTATGGTGGCGGAGGGCAGCTCTCGGAGAAGTGTGACGTGTATAGTTTTGGTGTTCTATTGTTGGTTTTGGTATCAGGGAGAAGGCCACTCCAAGTTACAGCTTCTCCTATGTCAGAATTTGAGAGGGCTAATTTGGTTTCATGGGCTAGGCAGCTTGCTCACTCGGGCAAGCTTTTGGATCTTGTTGATCCCAATATTCAGTCACTGGATAGAGAACAAGCATTGCTTTGCATCACAATAGCACTACTCTGTTTACAAAGATCACCTAACAAACGCCCGACAATGAAAGAGATTGTTGGGATGCTTTGTGGTGAATCTGAGCCACCCCACTTGCCATTTGAGTTTTCCCCTTCACCACCATCCAATTTCCCTTTCAAGTCCCGGAAAAAGGCCCGGTGA
- the LOC142162369 gene encoding uncharacterized protein LOC142162369 yields the protein MIREKEISYHYGGHFVFSPSRKYVGGHLKKTNIDVVFISFFDLLDDLKEYCNFNICEGDKFFYLRGDRIISDYDGLVECHDDQDIKNMLVSYRMHKERPIEIYTLLKNDIFMSTSLREDSSRGSNAVKRKTRGPTRCVKIINLQEGQKLPVEFAEDHQAIGENASKLIWFLGQTVRSRICCPLKVNGWKEIEQDKIDHMWEIVLFNFDVSEGRKSAILGKMSDLYRDYRYKLKKKYFDSKANYLLRLRNKPKLVAADEWKYLVNLWSDADFQKKSTQNKTNRSKRSLPPYIGTESYARLRYEMEQKNGKAPSRVEVFMEFRKRKKGKQVDAFQ from the exons AtgataagagagaaagaaattaGCTATCACTATGGTGGCCATTTTGTATTCTCCCCTTCTAGAAAATATGTAGGTGGTCATTTGAAGAAAACAAATATTGATGTTGTTTTTATATCTTTTTTTGACCTATTGGATGACTTAAAAGAGTATTGTAACTTCAATATTTGTGAGGGAGACAAGTTCTTTTATTTGAGAGGTGATAGAATTATAAGTGATTATGATGGGCTAGTTGAATGTCATGACGATCAAGATATTAAAAACATgcttgttagttatagaatgcaTAAAGAAAGGCCGATTGAGATTTATACACTActgaaaaatgatatttttatgaGTACTTCTCTTAGAGAAGATAGTTCTAGGG GTTCCAACGCTGTGAAAAGAAAAACTAGAGGTCCTACACGGTGTGTGAAAATAATTAACTTACAGGAGGGACAAAAATTACCGGTGGAATTTGCTGAAGATCATCAAGCTATCGGTGAGAATGCAAGCAAATTAATTTGGTTTTTGGGACAAACAGTTAGAAGCCGAATTTGTTGCCCTTTAAAGGTAAATGGTTGGAAAGAGATTGAGCAAGATAAGATCGACCATATGTGGGAAATTGTCTTG TTTAATTTTGATGTGTCCGAGGGAAGAAAAAGCGCAATTCTTGGCAAAATGAGTGACCTCTATAGAGACTATAGGTACAAGTTGAAGAAGAAGTATTTTGATTCAAAAGCAAATTACCTACTTCGCTTACGAAACAAGCCTAAACTTGTTGCCGCAGATGAATGGAAATATTTGGTCAATCTTTGGAGTGATGCCGACTTTCAG aAGAAGAGCACACAAAACAAGACAAATAGATCGAAACGTTCTTTGCCTCCATACATTGGGACCGAAAGTTATGCAAGACTTAGATACGAAATG GAGCAAAAAAATGGAAAAGCTCCTTCTCGTGTTGAAGTTTTTATGGAATTCCgcaagagaaaaaaaggaaaacaagttgATGCTTTTCAATAA